From a region of the Octopus sinensis linkage group LG18, ASM634580v1, whole genome shotgun sequence genome:
- the LOC115221266 gene encoding piggyBac transposable element-derived protein 4-like, whose amino-acid sequence MSKTRYSKISQYLHLNDSANAPNKNDPNYDPLHKVRPVIDLLVNNYKTVYLPGKNLSVDEAMIGYKGRVHFRQYMPAKPTKWWIKVWEVCESETGYCVNFDAYTGKKYNGKRPHGLGHDVVWSLTQPFHHQHRHLYFDRFFLQWLWLKILPV is encoded by the coding sequence ATGTCGAAGACGAGGTATTCGAAAATATCTCAGTATTTGCATTTAAATGATTCTGCCAATGCCCCCAACAAAAACGACCCAAACTACGATCCCCTGCACAAAGTACGTCCCGTGATAGATTTActtgtaaataattataaaactgtTTATTTACCTGGGAAAAATCTCAGTGTAGATGAAGCCATGATAGGCTATAAGGGCAGAGTACATTTTCGGCAGTACATGCCTGCCAAACCTACTAAATGGTGGATCAAGGTATGGGAAGTTTGTGAATCGGAGACGGGATACTGTGTAAACTTCGATGCTTACACAGGTAAGAAGTATAATGGGAAAAGACCGCATGGATTAGGACATGATGTTGTATGGTCCCTTACACAACCTTTTCACCATCAGCACCGACACCTCTATTTCGACCGTTTTTTTCTTCAGTGGCTTTGGCTGAAAATCTTGCCCGTGTAA